A genomic region of Anopheles coustani chromosome 3, idAnoCousDA_361_x.2, whole genome shotgun sequence contains the following coding sequences:
- the LOC131265990 gene encoding fibroblast growth factor receptor 1-like — protein sequence MMILVGQHLNIVNFLGVVTENIESNELMIILEYCRYGNVLSFMQSKRSTFVNCIDDLPMTWITSIMNPELGEHDADDESRMILRTTDLVCWATQIAFGMEYLSSKNIFHGDLAARNVLLCEKGVVKIADFGLAREFNRVTYYKKTRNDRVPFKWMALESIFEHKFSIKTDVWSYGVLLWELFTLGMPPYPTLAVNDEFFRKLKDGYRLEKPIYTNSGNE from the exons ATGATGATTCTGGTCGGCCAGCATTTGAACATCGTCAATTTCTTAGGAGTGGTTACTGAAAACATTGAAAGTA ATGAACTGATGATCATCTTGGAGTATTGCCGATATGGGAACGTGCTTAGCTTCATGCAGTCTAAAAGATCTACATTCGTGAATTGTATCGATGATCTGCCCATGACTTGGATCACTTCTATTATGAATCCTGAACTAGGCGAGCACGACGCAGACGACGAATCCCGGATGATCTTACgaaccaccgatctcgtctgCTGGGCCACGCAGATCGCGTTTGGGATGGAGTACTTGTCGTCCAAGAACATATTCCATGGAGATCTGGCCGCTCGCAATGTCCTGCTCTGCGAGAAAGGTGTGGTGAAGATCGCCGACTTTGGTCTGGCCCGGGAGTTCAACCGCGTTACGTACTATAAGAAAACTCGCAACGATCGTGTTCCCTTCAAGTGGATGGCTCTGGAAAGCATCTTTGAGCATAAATTCAGCATCAAAACGGATGTTTGGTCCTACGGCGTGTTGTTGTGGGAGTTGTTCACTCTCGGAATGCCACCGTATCCCACTCTGGCCGTGAACGACGAGTTCTTTCGGAAACTAAAGGACGGATATCGATTGGAAAAACCGAT